The Bactrocera dorsalis isolate Fly_Bdor chromosome 2, ASM2337382v1, whole genome shotgun sequence region AATCGAATAATCTGAGGGGTTTAAATCGATTACAAATTCGGGTTTGTCAAATATGCCGGGAAAGCGAAATATCGGTCCATAAATCTTTTCCATTTCCCGAATGGCGGTAAGAAATGGTTTTTTGGAGAATAAGCCTGAAATGAAGAATCATATCAGGTGTACTATGTATATGCAGCTTAATATGTCGAATAAACTAACGgagcttaaaatttaattatatggaAAGTAGACGTCGTTTTGATccgattttgaaaagtttctaAATATACTAATATTCCTCGTTTCTAAAATGTATGATCTTAATGAATAGATCCTCTGGCTcactctttctttcttcttcctTAGTtcacaccgcttacgcggttatagctcAGATAACAGCAGCGCGCCAgtcctttcttcttttcgcaatgtggtgccaattggagattatAAGCAAAGCCATGTCCTTTCCCACCCGGAGTGAATGTCTTCCTCTTTCACTGCTTctcctggcgggtactgcgtcgaatggGCAGCGGTCTCTTACATTCCTTGTTCAGCGCAATGCCCTTAAGCCCTGTTGCTTCATTTTCATAGGTGGTCCGTGGTCATCTTGTTTTAGGCCTATCCACCAAACGTGCGTCGCGCTTGATGATCGTTCCGCTTCAATTCTTTCACGAGTTCGATTTTGTCCTCAAACTCTTCCATAAAGTGCATGAGCAAAGTTTCAATTACTGCACGTAATGGCGGGTGAACTCATTCCGGTCTTCTTTGATACTCTGCTCGGTGTTATATGGCGTATCCACTAGTGTAACCGAAGCTAATTAATATTCCCTCGAATTACGTATTCTGCTAGATGTAGATGACGACCGCATATTGAACTCAGTTACGAAGTGCGTTGCGCTAACCGAACCAttatttttgtaacaaattatgaaaatgcAATCCAAACTGAGTACATATAAAATAGCTGCTATCAAAAAAAACTACTCCAAAGAACCTTACTCCGAAAACCTCTACTCCGAAAAACTCCTAAAAATATTGACTCATTTGCCTACAACCACACGTCTTAAAAATCTTATAAAACATATTAATGATTTAGCAATAAATCACAGGTGTAAATAAGCTATTGCAATGTccgaaatttttaaactaatatatgaattaactttttggcatttttaaattgaatgaaatCAACAATCACTTGAGTGCCAAGTGATATTACACAAATACTCACAAACATATCATACAGTAGGTATAATTATTATCACTTACCTCCAGGCATAAATGAACGTATCAACTCGAATTTGCTTGGCCCGGGCACTTCTGAGTACGGTCGTGCGTTCTCCAAGTCCACATCACTTGCattgttttgctaaaaataaaatatagagcAATAAAtaatctttgaaaataaaaattaaagtgaaaacATTATGCATTTGATCACACCTACCTTAGACTCTACTTGCGTTGCAAAAGTTCGTACCCTTGAAAAGCGCAAATGACGCCAACCGATGTGATCAATTTGCTTTAAATGCCTCGATAACATGTTTGCCGTTGATTACTGCTTCtattcattaatttattatgtCAAGCGCAACGAAAATTCGAAAGTTCGAAATTTAGAAGAATACAAGTAGAAGTCGTCCACTAATATGGATGTGTTCGCCGCTCCACAAACTTTGGCACAATGAATAAGCTCTTGGCAGTCGCTCACTATCAGTctgtgtatttataaaattctgtgtggaatatttaataaacattgcCAATATGTGTCTGCTAATGTCTGCACTGCTTTTGTTCACTTGCAAGCCTACGCGAGTCTATGTATGTCAGCATAAGCGAAATAGATAAGTGAAACATTTAGTAGCAAAACGAGCTTTTgccattcatatacatacatacatatgtatgtacataccgatactgttaatatttgttgttaatgttttgtcgctttttgtttttatctcctcatttgtttgtaaacaaaacacTTTATATTTCgtaaaagagaaagaaagaaataattgcGAAGAGTGAGCTTTTGATAGAGAACGGCGTCTGGTGAGCTTTTTTGCGCTTAACGTGctcgttattgtttttttaattttaagacgGCATACTTATGCACCAATCTGGTTGGTCGCGCATAAACTCGAAGAGAATAGATGTTgtcaaaatttatgaatattttttatattcttgcagcATGTAGCTTCAGAGTATAATtgttttattcacctaacggtttGTATACCTAAAACTAAGTGAGATacatatagggttatgtatgtatgtaaaagagaTCAGTTGAAATGCGGATgactgactgtctgtccgttcgtccgtccATCCGTGAAAACTGTAACTTGCGGAAAAactgagatatcttgatgacgGGTAAAAATTCGCTCTAGCCCCATATCACTAACAAGCTGTAGCTGAGGGTACTTCCGTAGCCTTAATCCTTGTAAATTACAAGGGTATATAATGTTCGGCTACACCCggacttagccctttcttacttgttttataatacaattatttcaaaaattaccgtaGGAGTTTCGAAAAAATGTCTTCAGTACAAATATTTCTCTAgataatttcttaaatatgatACCCTTATCGTAATATACCGTCCGATGGCCACACCATTTCAAGAGAAATTTACTATTACGTAGTATATTATCATatcaagcaaacagtcgtcgcattcgcgattTGGCTCCAAAGTCACTGCCGACAGTGATAACTTCGAAGACCTAGATCAATTTTTtgatcttggaaccagcattaacatcaacaacCACGCCAGTCTCGAAATCTAActcaaaataactcttgccaaccaAAGTTACTTCCGATTGAGTAGGCAatggagaagtaaagtcttttctcgacgaacaaagagcattttttcattcattcattatccccgtcctgctatatggtgcagaggggtggcgatgacaacatctgatcactcgatttatggattttatatacttgtattgagagtattcgacgttcaaaatatgtttggaatccattactattttattaaaatatatacaaatatgctcTACAAGTTGGGAACACTTATCACTCTAAGCACCTAATTCACTTTGTTAACACTAACAAAAATATTCTACTAATAGAGTcatgtatttataatattattacttCATGAATATAGGAGTAAATTATTCACCGGTTTTCACTCCTTTCTTTCTTGGAATCTGAACTTCAGTGGTATACCAGGTATGAAAACGAGCTTCTGTATGAAAGCGTTATCCGTAGAATAATTGAACTCTATCATGAAATTGCGCACCAAACGTGCCAAAGTCACCTCCAATTCCAGGTCTACAATTCGTTTGCCCACACAACTACGTGGACCGAAGCCGAAGGAAAGAAATAGAAAAGGGTTATTGAGTTGATATTTGTTACCCTCTGGGTCATTACGCAGCCAACGCTctggtatatatttatttgactcTTCCACAAACTTCTCATTACGCAACAGCAAATTGGAGCTAACTGAAACATCAGTACCGGCCGGTATGCGATATCCACTCAGCACAACATCGTTCGGCAGGCGACGCATGGTACCAACAATAATGGGATGACAGCGCATACCTTCCTTAATGCATGCACGCAGATAGGGAAGATTGTACATATTCTCTATAGTTAAGCGAGAGTCCTTATTTGGTAGAATGCTTTTGAGTTCCTCGAATAGTTTCTGTTGTTTGTCCGGATTTTTGGCGATGCAAAATAATATGCCCGTTAAGGTGGAACTTGTCTGTGATAACGGGAGTATAATAcctgaaatattttcttaactacATGATTGAATTTTGGGGAACTTACTGTGTCGACGCCGGCCATCATCATATCTAAAGCCATAACCACAGCGATTTTGCGATCAATTTTCAATAGTTTCTCTAAAACACTCTTTTCCTTACCCACCTCTGAGGTGAATTTACCCTCACTATCCAAATCAATTTGTTTTAATGACTCATCGATATATTTGTTGCACAGAACTACAAGCGTATCCAATGTTTTCATCAGTTGATGGAACTTCGGTGTTTTGATAATCTTCCAAATGGATGGTTTGACTTCTACCTCTTCCGATAATACGAAAAAATTGCGTATTTCTTTCAAAAGTGTTTTACTTTCCGCACTATCACGATTTTTATGTATCATGCCTAAACGGGTATTGAGGGCAATGCTCACGACGCCCTCTAAGGTGAGACGATTAATATCATCAATAAAGTCGTCGGGCACTTCGAGTGTCAATGGATCGCGTATGTGCCGTATTCTAAAACAAATTCAGTGTGATATTgaacttttcataaaaaaaaaaaacaattaaatagtGGTTTAACCTTTCGAGAAATTCTTCGTTGACTTCCAGTAACGTGTTTAAATAGAGTCTGGCATTTTTAGGTTGCATTAGAACCGGATTAACGGCGGTACGTATTTTTCCCCATTCTTCGCCAGGTCtagaatttttttcagaaattggTAACGCGTATcaagaaatttaatttgcaataaatatacgTGGTCAAAAGTCCATCCACGCCTTGAAAGAACTCCGCTCTGTGCACTCTACGATGATAAACTAAGGATTCGAAAGTACGTCGTTCTGGCCAGATACCCTCATTTCGAAATATTATAGGATAATCATTTGGATTCAGATTCATAACTGATTCAGGTTTGCCGAACATGGCGGGAAAACGATAGACATCGCCATATTTTTGTGTCAGACTTGTAATGcctttaataaaagtttttttatggAACACTCCTGCAAATAGAGGAAAAATGTGctgttaatataatatatacatattgtacattGCTTGGGAAAAAAATACTTCGGTGGATTAATTTAGCGAGAAAGACGTTTGCAAGATTAGAAAATTAAAGTTTAGTTGTCATATGAATACAATTTCCTACCTCCTGGCAAAAATCCACgaataatttcatatttgcttGGGCCTGGTAACTCCGAATATGGACGCGCATTTTCCCAATTGTTCGGAGCAGATGCTCTTTCGTTTTCCTATAAATTAAGATTAACTTGTTATATTGTATTGTTATAGAGTTTACTTTCGAATAAATTAGTTGGTTATAACGTCGCTGGAGTCAAACATAAACAATTTCGAACAAATAAAGTCAAATTATTgctgattttatatttttttcaaaattttatttgaaataaaagttcTATAACACAATACTTTCTTTATAAACCTTTAAtactaataatataataatcatTATTTACCTGCGTTGGCTCTATAGACACTGCAAATCCTCTAAACGCCGTTAATTTTAATGAACGCCTGACTActgcattgtatttatttagcaatcttGACAGCATTTTAAGTGCTttgatattattaattaaatttaaatagttttatacGCAAACAGCATTAAAGACACTTCCAAACTTGCTTGCAGGGAGCAATATAGTGATCCCTACCGCTCTTGTAAGCTTACTATCTCGGCGATTCACTATTTAGCAGTGAGAATATTCTAATCAGCATGCACTGCGTTTCGCCATGCATTGTGAAAGCTCTGCTTAGAgctttttgttattaataacATTATTAGAATTGAATTGCACCACACAGCACCATTTCAAGTGTTTCTTCTCTAAAAACTCAGTGGGAtacaacccatttttgataggCAGACATACAACTATAGATAtaggggtccacatattcggtacctagaaTATTTGGTCCCATTTGTATAATTGCTGGTCGTAACATCACAGGCACTATTCCTACAAAGTTTTATTTCGTTATATGTGATTTACGAAATTTGTCCAACTTTGACCCCGGCTCCTAGAAAGAGGTCTTAAACCATCTTGATTGATGGAGCTCTTAGTAGTTTCTAACAATATCGTTATGTGTGGAGTAAGCAGAGAgttattttcgaatttcattaatttttacaatgtcgGTACGGGTTCTTATCGGATTTATCTTGATCGAATTTGTTTATTTAGCTTGAATGGTTTTAGAGTTacgtccatctacgaactcgttcACTCTTTTTTGTCAAGCAACACGCGTAACAAGTTTCATTACGATTATCTCGATTTATACTCAAGTTATCACTTGCCATACAGACAAAAACTGATGGGCGGATGGACAGACAGTTAGTCGCACTTTATTTCGTCCCATCATTCTGATCACTATATCTAGctcgttagatgaacaaaactgttgtactctgcagcaacatgatgcaagagcataaaaatgTTGCTGGACGATTCAAATTTCACTAAGAGATTCATTCACtaaatttattgtttcgttAGGTGTATCGCATAAAGCGCCGTCTTGATAGAACGAAAGGTCGTTCACATCAACATTCTTCAACTGAGGTAAGGAAAAGTCATTAATCGTGGCTCTATGTAACATTAAGTTTGTCcttaattttgaagaaatgtgaatCAATGATTTCGTCTGTTTCAAGAACACATCAAATAGTGACTATTTGAAGATGTAACGGCTTTTTAATAATGGCTTGTGGTTTACGATAATTCCAAATAcgacaattttgtatattaacaaACTTTCATGCGAAAATCTGGATCGGTGGCCATCTTGCTTGGGATCAATATTGTTGTTTCGGAGTAAGTTTGTTAATTACGAAATGTCAAACTAAACTGAGTATAAATGAAGTACAACCTGTCAAAAAGACCAACTTCCGAAAGTTAATTctaaaaaactcttatttttttaaacttaaaccTTACCACGATTTATGCTAATATGGTACCAAATTGAAACCTCGAAACAGTAAGGATGATTGTCAACCGCTCAGATGGTTCATAGTACCTCTTTAATGCTGGAGGGAGCGTTGATTTTTCGATGTTTtcaagtagcgttgtgtgattgaTTGTGTCAAGACTTTAGACAAGCTACGAGGATCGTCTTCTCTCGTGGTGGTTTTTAATTGAGGCCATGAACTATCTGGGTGTTTATAACGCTAAGTGCTGTGTTGGTTCTGTACAGTTTTCGGTACCCATGCTGGTGGTATGCTACACTCAGGTGGTGCATGAGGGGCGGTAAGGGGGAAAGGTCTAAAGTGTCTtaactactggggagaggagagctATTGGACGATAGGACTCcactttgttggcgggtttggcaggtttcagtagtgggaccacggTGCCGATTCCACACATCAGGTATTTAaagagtggtcagcgacagGTTGTGGACCTTGCTGAAGTAGCTTATTCCCGTCGAGCACGATTTTAGCATCAGCATGTTACCTTTTTAGTGACACTCTGAAACTTCTCACGGGTGGTGAGCAgtcttttggcattttgcgcagctgTCGAGTAACACATCGTTAGGCTTTGTCTATCGAGGGATGCAGTGTAAATTGTTAAcaaaaatagctcgcgcacttcttagGGTCCGATATTATTTCAACTCGGTCATTATGTCTCATCGGATTACACAAATCCTGGACAGTAGTTCAAAGCTTACTCACGTCGGTGGAGAGGCTGCAGAGCCGATGGTCTATTCTATTTTGTCTACTTCTGTTGCTCTACCAtttgccgaatctccaaattgagatcacTTATTCGGGGATCACaaggatcggcatggcgtaaggtgtcgcgctcattaaCTAAATCaactgcttcggctgggaaattggggcggagtTCCGCGATTTTTCCAGCCGGAATAAAGTGAGCGGAAACAGCTGCGTTCATCATGTGGATTTGAGATTCGCCAACGATTACGCCTATCGGAATGGGTAGTGcagtgaaggtgctctcggtaaattTCGTGAAGCCGACCCAGTTGGCTTGCATAGGTAGTGTGCCTCATAGTCTTCATTTAATTTAGATATGAGTTGTCTACAGCACCTTTGTGTGGCCTATATTGAATACATCGAATTACCACTCTCTAGCCAATTTATTGATATTCCGAATTAAATtgatttcagtattttttctgctttaattTATAGACATATGTGCACATATCACTCAGAATGAAAGATATCTTAGCAAATTTGATTATAATAATTGGGTCTCCATTCTTGTCATTTTCTTTAAAGAAGCAGACGTAAATTCTCCAATACATACcaccattttcttttttcaattccaAAGAATCTATACTCTAGTAACTTAAACAATaaagttttcattgttttattttttgcttgcatATTTTTAATCTATTTTGTGAACCCACAACTGTACAAGTATATAAGTACTAGatatgatatatattttatttacatgttGAGAACTCTTATCGGCCAATCATTCCAAGCACCTAATTTTCGTTGTTATCacttataaacaatttatacttttataaacGTGTAAGCCGATAATTGTTTTATCAGTGAATACCCGTTTCTTTACTCTTTTCTTTCTTCGAATCTGAATTTAAGTGGTATGGCTGGTATGAATACCATTTTCGGTACGAAAGCATTGTCCGTAGAATAATTGAATTCAATCGCGAAATTGCGCACCAAACGTGCCAAAGTCACCTCCAATTCCAGGTCTACGATTCGTTTGCCCACGCAACTACGTGGACCGAAGCCGAAGGGAAGAAAGAGAAATGGGTTATTGAGTTGATATTTTTTACCCTCTGTGTTATTACGCAGCCAACGCTCCGGTATATATTTATTAGGCTCTTCCACAAATTTTTCATTGCGTAACAGCAAATTGGAGCTAACCGAAACATCAATACCGGCCGGTATACGATATCCACTCAGCACAACATCGTTCGGCAGGCGACGCATAGTGCCGGCAATAATGGGATGATAGCGCATGCCCTCTTTAATGCAGGCGCGCAGATAGGGAAGATTATTCATATTCTCTATAGTTAAGCGAGAGTCCTTATTTGGTAGAATGCTTTTGAGTTCCTCGAATAGTTTCTGTTGTTTGTCCGGATTTTTGGCGATGCAAAATAAAATGCCCGTTAAGGTGGAGCTTGTCTGTGATTACAAcgacaaaataatatttgagatattttcTTATCAACATGATTGATTTGTGCTGAACTTACTGTGTCGACGCCGGCCATCATCATATCTAAAGCCATAACCACAGCGATTTTGCGATCAATTTTCAATAGTTTCTCTAAAACACTCTTTTCCTTATATTCCTCTGAGGTGAATTTACCCTCACTATCTAAATCTATTCGTTTCAGTGCCTCATCGATATATTTATTGCACAACGCTGTAAGCGTATCCAAATTTTTCATCAGTTGACGGAACTTCggtgttttgattattttccaaATGGATGGCTTGATTTCCACCTCTTCggttaaatcgaaaaaattgcgtatttctttcaaaaatattttactatctGGATTATCCCGATTTTTATGTATCATTCCTAAACGGGTATTTAGTGCAATGCCCACCACACCTTCTAAAGTGAGACGATTAATATCATCAAGAAAGTCATCGGGGACTTCAAGTGTCAAAGGATCGCGTATGTGACGTATTCTGAAATAAACTTAGTAAGTAAGAGCTTAAAGAtgttacaaatattatattaacctTTCGAGAAATTCATCATTGACTTCCAATAAAGTGTTTAAGTAGAGTTTAGCATTTTTAGGTTGCATTAGAACCGGATTAACGGCTGTACGCATTTTTGCCCATTCTTCGCCAGTTctggaaaaatatacatatacaagtaacgttaaaaaattctttttaatatttctttgtagAGTATTTACGTTGTCAGTAATCCCCGCACGCCTCGAAAATAATCCTCTCTGTGCACCTTACGGTGATAAATGAAGGCCTCGAAAGAACGCCGTTCTGGCCAAATGCCCTCATTTCGGAATATTATTTGATAATCCTTTGGATTAAGATCCAAAACCATTTCTGGTCTGCCAAACATGGCGGGAAATCGATAGACATTGCCATATTTTTTTGCCATATCGGTCATTCcttcaataaatgttttcttataaAACGCGCCTGAAAATATGATAAATGAAGgcattgttttgttttcatttcgaaTAAATAACTCGGAAATATTTTGGTTGAATAAGAGTCTGTTTTcgaatatatcaaaataaaattcattttcttaCCTCCTGGTAAAAATCCACGAATCATTTCAAACTTGCTTGGTCCCGGCATCTCTGAATATGGACGTGCATTTTGCCATTCGTTCGTAGCAGACGCTGTTTCATTTATCTGCAaagtcattttaaataaatagataCTAAATAAACTTGTTTACTATTTTAAACTACTACTGATAATATTAATTATGTGTGTGGTTATAAAAACAATGTACTAATGTATGTTTACCTGCGTCTGTTCCACGGCTGTTGCATACCCCCTTAAAGCCGTTGACCTCAACGTATACCCGACAATTGCATCGTATTTGATTAGATGACGCGATAACATTTTTAGTGTTTTGCTGTTAATAATTAATCAAACTtcgtataataattaaaaaagtcgGATATGCAAACAATTTTATAGATACTACTGAACCCGTTCACCTAGACAGCTGTAGCACCGATCGCTACTGCACTTGTAAGCTTACTGACTCGCCAATTTGCTATTCAATGGTGTGCATATTCTAATCAGCATAGAAGTTTATTATGTGCATTGCGTCGTGCCTTGCATTATGAAAGTTTAGTTTGGagctttttcttattattaaataGATTAAATTAGAATTCGatgaatttcacttttttaataccCTAAACCATACGGTTTGAACTTATTGGCGCCGCTTGCagacaataattaaatttacatgCCTACCTGTGAAATTTAGGTGTCACGTTGATTTTTCGGggtctatgcttacgacccccgGAAACAGACAATCATTCGGCCGAATATCATGTCATAGGTGAGCCGAAGCTGAAAAAACCACGCAAAAGcagttcaaaaatcaaggttatgttgactgttttcttcgattagtTGTGATGCATTCCGAGTTCATTCCGATCGGCCAAACTGTCagcaaggaatactatttgagtgttatgcgttgtTTCCACGAATTTTTTCGTGAAAAGAGGagggaattatgggccgacgactcttggtttttgcaccacgataatgtacCGTTGCATACTGCAATGATTCTTTTTGAGTTTTTCGCCcaatttttaaccaatattgtaacgcaaccaccatattcgcctgatttagctgaGATACGTGTGACTTCTGGTCATTCAGcactcaaacgaccgcttctACATCAGTAATCCGTGCGTCCATCCACCCTCTTTAAGGTATGTCGTCTATTTTATCCTGCCTACCGAGCGAGGTTCAATGGTTTTTGCTGGAAATACAGCTAGCGCTGCCAATTTTAGGGTTAGGTTAAGTAAACTTTCAAATGCTTCTTAGTGCTCTCATTATACAGAGCAGCGAGTCGTGATACTCGATTCAACTGTTTTCTGTGTGATATTTATTGGTAGCAGCCCACCACACCAAAGCACCATAAAGCAAACTTGTCTTGACTACCATTGTGTAACACCAATGCTTAAGGACAGGACCCCATGTTGACCCTAGCAACTTCTTATACTGTGGTACTGTGGAACAAGTGGCCATTCTTACCCTCTCCACCACATTGAGTTTCCACgtgagtttttaaatttattgaactaCCATATGTTAATCAGGTAGTAattcttctaaaaaaaaacataattttcctTAACTTTTGTAGAGTGATGCTTTTATTGCAAAAGTTCCtgtatcttaattttttattaaaattttcaagtaaaattctattacactaaaaaaaattatgcaaatcgattattttttactatgATGAAGCGCGATATATTCTGAGATTTATGGAATCAGTTGATGTTATATATTATTTGGCTGCTGCTGAAAATTTTACCGTACTTCAGAGGCATGTATacaaaggaaacaaaaataaatttgacaaaCAAAATCGTGTCACACTGTGAGCTTAATATGGTGcctgaaaaaatatgttaactaTATTCAGTTCTCTTTCATTCTCATGTCCAAGACTACGCTCCTCTGTCGATGAATTTGAACTTGAGCGGTATTTGCGGCACGCTAATGAACTTCATAGCGAATGCATTTTCGGTCGgataattaaattcaatttggaAATTTCGGACCAAACACGCTAAAGTGACTTCCAACTCCAAATTGACGATACGCTTGCCCATACAACTGCGTGGACCAAAGCCAAAGGGTACATATAAAAATGGATTCGTAATTTGCGCCTCCAAAGCTTCGGCAGATTGATCGTTACGCAACCAACGTTCCGGCATGAATTTATCCGGCTGCGACGTATAACGTTCATCATGCATCACCATATTAGCGCCGATGCAGATGTCGGTGCCGGCAGGTATACGATATCCGCTTAACACTACATCGTTGGGCAAACGACGCATCGTACCCGGGAAGAGAGGATAGCGGCGTATGCCCTCTTTGATGCAGGCGCGTAGGTAAGGCaggttttgcatattttgagtTGTTAGCTGTGAATGCTTCTCTGGCAATATTTGCTTAAGTTCTTCAAATAGCTTTTGCTGTTTATCAGGATTCTTGGCAATACATAACAATATACCTGTCAAGGTGGAGGCGGTCTACGGGTGCAGTAAAAAGTATCGAAGTTATAGGAAACCCTTTCACATTTGAAAACTCACACTTACCGTATCAATACCAGCTATCATCATATCCAACGCCATTACCACGGCGAATTTCTTATCCACGCGGACTAATTTCTCCAACACGCTCTTCTCTTTGCCCAGCTCCGATGTGAGGTTGCCCTCGCTATCGTGTTCAATACGCATTAGCGCTTCGTTAATGTACTTATTGCAGATGTCCGTCATCGAGTCCAGAGTCTTCATCATATCATAGAATTTTGGTGTTTTCACATACTTCCATATAGAAGGTTTAATCTCTAGCTCTTCG contains the following coding sequences:
- the LOC125775255 gene encoding probable cytochrome P450 12e1, mitochondrial, with protein sequence MLSRHLKQIDHIGWRHSRVSRVRTFAVQVESKQNNASDVYLEKARPYSEVPGPGKLELIRLFMPGGLFAKKPFFDAFREMGKTYGELFRFPGIFGKPEIIIDLNPSDYSVIFRNEGPLPYRRVFDTFVYHREKHRPEFFQGVDGIISTSGEKWAKMRTAVNPILMQPKNAKLYLNTLLDINNEFLERIRHIREPSTMEVPEEFHDDINRLSFEGIAGIALNTRLGLIQKNRDTVEGKEIMKSIRNFFLLFEELEIKPSIWKYVKTPKFYDMMKTLDSMTDICNKYINEALMRIEHDSEGNLTSELGKEKSVLEKLVRVDKKFAVVMALDMMIAGIDTTASTLTGILLCIAKNPDKQQKLFEELKQILPEKHSQLTTQNMQNLPYLRACIKEGIRRYPLFPGTMRRLPNDVVLSGYRIPAGTDICIGANMVMHDERYTSQPDKFMPERWLRNDQSAEALEAQITNPFLYVPFGFGPRSCMGKRIVNLELEVTLACLVRNFQIEFNYPTENAFAMKFISVPQIPLKFKFIDRGA
- the LOC105231113 gene encoding probable cytochrome P450 12e1, mitochondrial, whose product is MLSRHLIKYDAIVGYTLRSTALRGYATAVEQTQINETASATNEWQNARPYSEMPGPSKFEMIRGFLPGGAFYKKTFIEGMTDMAKKYGNVYRFPAMFGRPEMVLDLNPKDYQIIFRNEGIWPERRSFEAFIYHRKVHREDYFRGVRGLLTTTGEEWAKMRTAVNPVLMQPKNAKLYLNTLLEVNDEFLERIRHIRDPLTLEVPDDFLDDINRLTLEGVVGIALNTRLGMIHKNRDNPDSKIFLKEIRNFFDLTEEVEIKPSIWKIIKTPKFRQLMKNLDTLTALCNKYIDEALKRIDLDSEGKFTSEEYKEKSVLEKLLKIDRKIAVVMALDMMMAGVDTTSSTLTGILFCIAKNPDKQQKLFEELKSILPNKDSRLTIENMNNLPYLRACIKEGMRYHPIIAGTMRRLPNDVVLSGYRIPAGIDVSVSSNLLLRNEKFVEEPNKYIPERWLRNNTEGKKYQLNNPFLFLPFGFGPRSCVGKRIVDLELEVTLARLVRNFAIEFNYSTDNAFVPKMVFIPAIPLKFRFEERKE
- the LOC125776208 gene encoding probable cytochrome P450 12e1, mitochondrial; its protein translation is MLSRLLNKYNAVVRRSLKLTAFRGFAVSIEPTQENERASAPNNWENARPYSELPGPSKYEIIRGFLPGGVFHKKTFIKGITSLTQKYGDVYRFPAMFGKPESVMNLNPNDYPIIFRNEGIWPERRTFESLVYHRRVHRAEFFQGVDGLLTTPGEEWGKIRTAVNPVLMQPKNARLYLNTLLEVNEEFLERIRHIRDPLTLEVPDDFIDDINRLTLEGVVSIALNTRLGMIHKNRDSAESKTLLKEIRNFFVLSEEVEVKPSIWKIIKTPKFHQLMKTLDTLVVLCNKYIDESLKQIDLDSEGKFTSEVGKEKSVLEKLLKIDRKIAVVMALDMMMAGVDTTSSTLTGILFCIAKNPDKQQKLFEELKSILPNKDSRLTIENMYNLPYLRACIKEGMRCHPIIVGTMRRLPNDVVLSGYRIPAGTDVSVSSNLLLRNEKFVEESNKYIPERWLRNDPEGNKYQLNNPFLFLSFGFGPRSCVGKRIVDLELEVTLARLVRNFMIEFNYSTDNAFIQKLVFIPGIPLKFRFQERKE